A genomic segment from Bacteroidales bacterium encodes:
- a CDS encoding AAA family ATPase, giving the protein MILSFTIENFRSIKSPLTIDFTTEKRLNEDDLPYNSFEQNKNEIVKSLVLYGRNASGKSNILLAFDAFIKLIKNSDKYKHEEEIPLYEPFLFDSNYKKKPVFFKIDFINNEDRIKYNYSISYISSKIISESLYFYPENTKAKLFDRNKNKITYGDYYKGSKKKIENDLLPNQLFLSKSSMSKIEYLNEVYSYLTKSFMVSTIFDPIDDITLIKRISMILFKDTISKLNLLEIIKVADTSIFDFNISENEMLEGRNIFMSHSLFNNDIEIGKTDIEFKEESLGTKKLFIIGTLILAALNEGGILLIDELDKGLHPLLTKMLIKLFNSQNNNPKNAQLLFTTHDSTLLDTEIFRRDQICFVDKDYQGCSTFYKLSDIKGVRKDIPIDKWYLSGRFKAIPVLSEPQLKF; this is encoded by the coding sequence ATGATATTATCATTCACAATTGAGAATTTTCGTTCAATAAAATCACCTTTAACAATTGATTTTACGACTGAAAAGCGATTAAATGAAGATGATTTACCTTATAACTCATTTGAACAAAACAAAAATGAGATTGTAAAAAGTTTAGTTTTATACGGTCGTAATGCTTCAGGAAAAAGTAATATTTTACTGGCATTCGATGCTTTTATAAAACTAATCAAGAATTCTGACAAATACAAACACGAAGAAGAAATTCCATTATATGAACCTTTTTTATTTGACAGCAACTATAAAAAAAAACCTGTTTTTTTTAAAATAGATTTTATTAATAATGAAGATAGAATTAAGTACAATTATTCAATATCTTATATATCTTCTAAAATTATTTCTGAAAGTTTATATTTTTATCCTGAAAACACAAAAGCAAAACTATTTGACAGAAATAAAAATAAAATTACATATGGAGATTACTATAAAGGGAGTAAAAAGAAAATTGAAAATGATTTATTACCTAATCAATTATTTTTATCTAAATCATCAATGAGTAAAATTGAATATTTAAATGAAGTATATTCATATCTTACAAAAAGTTTTATGGTATCGACAATATTTGATCCAATTGATGATATTACATTAATTAAAAGGATCTCAATGATTTTATTCAAAGATACTATATCAAAATTAAATTTATTAGAAATTATTAAAGTTGCTGATACAAGTATATTTGATTTTAATATATCCGAAAATGAAATGTTAGAAGGAAGAAACATATTTATGAGTCACAGCCTTTTTAATAATGATATTGAAATTGGGAAAACAGATATTGAATTTAAAGAAGAATCTCTCGGAACTAAAAAATTATTTATAATTGGTACATTAATCTTAGCAGCTTTAAATGAAGGAGGTATTTTATTAATAGATGAATTAGACAAAGGTTTACACCCACTATTAACTAAAATGCTAATAAAGTTATTCAACAGCCAAAACAATAATCCTAAAAATGCACAATTATTATTTACTACGCATGACAGTACACTATTAGATACAGAAATTTTCAGGCGTGATCAGATTTGTTTTGTTGATAAAGATTACCAAGGCTGTTCAACATTCTACAAATTAAGTGATATTAAAGGTGTAAGAAAAGACATTCCGATTGATAAATGGTATTTAAGCGGACGTTTTAAAGCAATACCTGTTTTAAGTGAGCCACAGCTTAAATTTTAA
- a CDS encoding DUF5686 and carboxypeptidase regulatory-like domain-containing protein, whose translation MKLKILLSLFVLFINTQFAFSATVSGKITDENGNPLPFASVFVKSSTTGTSANNDGKYFLELKPGTYTLIYSYMGYLEIEKQITLNPNQHLKVDIELVKEISAIDEVEIVADKIDRAKIIMSKVRKSRKIYLDIVKNYRCDIYVKTSFEKEYKPSDTLKRKEVKHDSINNAFTKDKVNLIEYIAESYYKSPNQFKENILAYHDFSDKRPPGRSITIGAGIDDGDIAPRQFYKANPYLFETNNLSNSFNFYKNILDLPQLCTQPLKSPISSTSGLSYKYEYIESFFENNAKIYKIKVIPLNKQDALFYGNIFVEDSTWAVVAVDLSVNERSLVMHKNFRIIENYKQIDDNIYLPVKLNIIYTIKDGKKNILGETRINYKNYSVNTVIDKKLFTNEIKTFEADAFDRDSTYWSDNRPIALKKKELEFIHKTDSIQEYYKSHKFLDKQDSIFNRLYWYTPLAGWGRKNHYRGTEFHIGGLAEQIIPFGVGGYRHRLPFYFNKEFSNNMLLETKQHIDYGFKNNDLKGKFGIGLTYYPKKFVRTFIEIGNTYDLINNYASIEQIFSRSNYVNTQSAEIKQRVEVFNGLFAELSFLYSYQIPINDLQLSRWSEYIFGDLNEPTEFEQYIKSELKLKLIYKIAQKYLIKGNKKIILGENNPELHFTYRKGLPGIFNSEVNFDYLELGANAEHKLARFGSSRWQVMTGMFVNKNNLRLLEYKYFRGSDNYFFSDPLKSFQLLGPTLNTNYGFWQANCIHHFNGTILNKLPIINKLKISLAGGAGALNIPEEGFYHFEMFAGIEKVIRIREQLFRIGIYGVTADNTLSSPDITLKIGISSFNSYTRKWTY comes from the coding sequence ATGAAACTTAAAATTTTACTATCCCTTTTTGTATTGTTCATTAATACACAATTTGCTTTTTCGGCAACTGTTTCAGGTAAGATAACAGATGAAAACGGCAATCCCCTACCCTTTGCCTCTGTTTTTGTAAAAAGCTCTACCACTGGCACTTCTGCAAATAATGACGGCAAATATTTTTTAGAATTAAAACCGGGAACTTATACATTGATTTACAGCTACATGGGTTATTTGGAGATTGAAAAGCAAATAACTCTTAACCCAAATCAACATCTTAAAGTTGATATAGAACTCGTTAAAGAAATTTCTGCCATAGATGAAGTTGAAATTGTTGCCGATAAAATTGACAGAGCCAAAATCATAATGTCTAAAGTCAGAAAAAGCAGAAAAATATATTTAGATATTGTAAAGAATTATAGATGTGATATATACGTTAAAACATCTTTTGAAAAAGAATATAAACCATCTGACACATTAAAAAGAAAAGAAGTAAAACATGACAGTATTAATAATGCATTTACTAAAGATAAAGTTAATTTGATTGAGTATATAGCAGAATCTTATTATAAATCACCCAATCAATTCAAAGAAAATATTTTGGCATATCACGATTTTTCAGATAAAAGACCACCCGGAAGATCTATAACCATAGGAGCCGGAATTGATGACGGTGATATTGCTCCAAGGCAATTCTACAAAGCAAATCCTTATTTATTTGAAACAAATAATTTGTCAAATTCATTTAACTTTTATAAAAACATACTTGACTTACCGCAACTTTGTACGCAACCGTTAAAATCACCGATATCCTCAACTTCCGGTTTAAGTTACAAATACGAATATATTGAATCTTTTTTTGAAAATAATGCAAAAATCTACAAGATAAAAGTAATTCCTCTAAATAAACAGGATGCATTATTTTACGGTAATATATTTGTTGAAGACAGTACATGGGCAGTGGTTGCGGTTGATCTTTCAGTAAATGAGAGGTCGCTTGTAATGCATAAAAACTTCAGGATTATTGAAAATTATAAACAAATTGATGATAATATTTATTTACCTGTTAAACTTAATATAATTTATACAATAAAAGACGGTAAAAAGAACATTTTGGGAGAAACAAGAATAAACTATAAAAATTATTCGGTCAATACAGTAATTGATAAAAAACTTTTTACAAATGAGATTAAAACATTTGAAGCTGATGCTTTTGACAGAGATTCAACATATTGGTCAGATAACCGCCCCATTGCTTTAAAAAAGAAAGAGTTAGAATTTATTCATAAAACAGACAGCATACAAGAATATTATAAGAGTCATAAGTTTTTAGATAAGCAAGATTCAATTTTCAATCGTTTATATTGGTACACTCCTTTAGCCGGTTGGGGAAGGAAAAATCATTACAGGGGAACGGAATTTCATATCGGCGGTTTGGCAGAACAAATAATTCCCTTTGGTGTAGGCGGATACAGGCACAGACTTCCGTTTTATTTCAATAAAGAATTCAGTAATAATATGTTATTGGAGACAAAACAACATATTGATTACGGCTTTAAAAACAATGATTTGAAAGGGAAATTCGGAATCGGACTCACTTACTATCCAAAAAAATTTGTAAGAACCTTTATTGAAATCGGAAATACATATGATCTAATAAATAATTATGCATCTATTGAGCAAATCTTCAGCAGAAGCAATTATGTAAATACACAATCTGCTGAAATAAAGCAACGAGTAGAAGTGTTTAACGGTTTGTTTGCAGAACTTTCCTTTTTATATTCCTATCAAATCCCGATAAACGATTTACAATTGTCAAGGTGGTCAGAATATATTTTTGGGGATTTAAATGAACCAACTGAATTTGAACAATATATCAAAAGTGAACTGAAGTTAAAGTTAATATATAAAATCGCACAGAAATACTTAATTAAAGGAAATAAAAAAATAATTCTCGGCGAAAATAATCCCGAATTGCATTTCACTTACAGAAAAGGATTGCCGGGTATTTTCAACAGCGAAGTTAATTTTGATTATTTGGAGTTGGGAGCAAATGCAGAGCATAAATTAGCACGTTTCGGTTCTTCCCGATGGCAAGTAATGACAGGCATGTTTGTCAATAAGAATAACTTACGCCTTTTAGAATATAAATATTTCAGAGGATCGGATAATTATTTTTTTTCAGACCCGCTGAAATCTTTCCAACTTCTCGGACCGACATTAAATACTAATTACGGTTTTTGGCAAGCCAATTGCATTCATCATTTCAACGGTACAATCTTAAATAAACTGCCGATTATTAATAAGCTGAAAATTTCATTGGCAGGAGGTGCCGGAGCATTAAACATCCCCGAAGAAGGTTTTTACCATTTTGAAATGTTTGCAGGTATAGAAAAAGTTATCCGCATAAGAGAACAACTGTTTCGCATCGGAATATACGGTGTTACAGCAGACAATACCCTATCTTCTCCGGATATCACATTAAAAATTGGCATCAGCTCGTTTAATTCTTATACGAGGAAGTGGACTTATTGA
- a CDS encoding DUF4349 domain-containing protein: MKTKIIFYSLIAIFFISCAKSGNDDLAYEPELDMDYFLPASSDKSTKAQIYTGEETGEINDPGNTEDGTEKIEKKIIKTADISFGVSDYNKSKPNINKIIAKHKGYITSESENNSSYSISNTIIIRVPAENFEKLLTDLEGEAEDFESKNINTSDVTEEYIDILTRLENKKKVEAQYIELLKKARTIAEILEVNEHIRRLREEIEAKEGRLKYLKNQVGLSTVTVYVHQDYDTVSYGFMHKVGDALGGGWEGFLGFIIGLLYIWPLLIIIAVIVFFVRKGIRKRRKLKAEKQSVTKTS, translated from the coding sequence ATGAAAACAAAAATTATTTTTTATTCACTTATTGCAATATTTTTTATAAGCTGTGCAAAAAGCGGAAATGATGATTTGGCTTATGAACCGGAATTGGATATGGATTATTTCCTACCGGCTTCGAGTGATAAATCAACAAAAGCTCAAATATACACAGGTGAAGAAACAGGAGAAATAAATGATCCGGGAAACACAGAAGACGGTACTGAGAAAATTGAGAAAAAAATAATAAAAACTGCAGATATCAGTTTCGGAGTTTCCGATTATAATAAATCAAAACCAAATATCAACAAAATCATTGCAAAACATAAAGGATATATAACTTCTGAAAGTGAAAATAACAGCTCGTACAGTATCAGCAATACAATTATTATTCGAGTTCCGGCAGAAAATTTTGAAAAATTGCTGACAGATTTGGAAGGAGAAGCCGAAGATTTTGAATCAAAAAATATTAATACAAGCGATGTAACAGAAGAATATATCGATATTTTGACACGTTTAGAAAATAAGAAAAAAGTTGAAGCTCAATACATCGAACTACTTAAAAAAGCTCGCACAATAGCCGAAATTCTTGAAGTAAACGAGCATATCAGAAGATTACGCGAAGAAATTGAAGCAAAAGAAGGAAGACTAAAATACTTGAAAAATCAAGTCGGTTTAAGCACTGTTACAGTATATGTACACCAAGATTATGATACTGTTTCTTACGGTTTTATGCATAAAGTAGGAGACGCTTTAGGAGGCGGCTGGGAAGGTTTTCTCGGTTTTATAATCGGTTTGCTTTACATTTGGCCACTGCTGATTATTATTGCTGTAATTGTGTTTTTTGTAAGAAAAGGAATCAGAAAACGTCGTAAACTAAAAGCAGAAAAACAATCAGTAACTAAAACTTCATAA
- a CDS encoding 1-acyl-sn-glycerol-3-phosphate acyltransferase: protein MGQIDIKSIIKTGSSIHLTKIPNFAYTIIEKIIKQNEINRVLGKYSDYQEIDFINKLIEHLNLKIEIEGIENLPENGKCFFVGNHAYGFIDGMIILKIVGEKYGNLKFIGNEVFLLIPNLKPMVAAVNMFNNSPKEYLLALNKVYKSDIPITHFPNGLVSRIHKRKVKDKYWKKSFIAKAVSCERNVVPIRFYGRNSNFFYTFYRIRRFFRIKTELETLLLPREFFNKKNKTIKVKIGKIIPYTKFDKSKSYSDWAQEVKELVYEL from the coding sequence ATGGGACAAATTGATATCAAAAGTATTATTAAGACCGGAAGTTCTATACATTTAACCAAAATACCAAATTTTGCATATACTATAATTGAAAAAATCATAAAACAGAATGAGATCAATCGTGTATTAGGTAAATATTCTGATTATCAGGAAATTGATTTTATTAACAAATTAATTGAGCACTTAAATTTAAAGATTGAGATCGAAGGTATTGAGAACCTTCCTGAAAACGGAAAATGTTTTTTTGTCGGGAATCATGCCTACGGATTTATTGACGGAATGATTATTCTTAAGATAGTTGGTGAAAAATACGGAAATTTAAAATTCATAGGGAACGAAGTTTTTTTATTGATCCCTAATTTAAAACCGATGGTAGCAGCTGTAAACATGTTCAATAATTCACCAAAGGAGTATCTTTTAGCATTAAATAAAGTTTACAAATCAGACATTCCGATAACACATTTTCCTAACGGCCTCGTTTCAAGAATACATAAAAGAAAAGTGAAAGATAAATATTGGAAAAAAAGCTTTATTGCCAAAGCAGTATCTTGTGAAAGAAATGTTGTCCCCATCAGGTTTTACGGCAGAAATTCAAATTTTTTCTATACTTTCTACAGAATCAGACGTTTTTTCAGAATTAAAACTGAACTTGAAACTTTATTACTTCCGAGAGAATTTTTTAATAAAAAAAATAAAACAATTAAAGTTAAAATCGGTAAAATAATACCTTATACTAAATTTGATAAAAGTAAATCTTATTCAGATTGGGCACAGGAAGTTAAAGAGCTTGTTTATGAATTATAA
- a CDS encoding phosphatase PAP2 family protein, protein MIKILNRNLFFIIPYFIFVIFISIMLLLYEKQEIHIYINSFHNPFFDFFFKYWTNFGHGLFAVLITLFLLFVKYKWAIISAVSNILTALIVQLLKRLIFTESFRPVFHFENYYSGNYDIYLVSGVDPGGFNSFPSGHSATAFAVFFLLSIIVKKKYLKLTFFIFALLIACSRVYLSWHFLGDVLAGSILGMIITIIVCLFINKSNSPRLEKSLLNKKN, encoded by the coding sequence GTGATTAAAATATTGAACAGAAACTTATTCTTTATAATACCGTATTTCATCTTTGTAATTTTCATCTCAATAATGCTGCTGCTTTATGAGAAACAGGAAATTCATATCTATATAAATTCTTTTCATAATCCTTTTTTTGATTTCTTTTTTAAATATTGGACAAACTTCGGTCATGGTTTATTTGCAGTTTTAATAACTTTATTTTTACTTTTTGTAAAATATAAATGGGCAATTATTTCTGCTGTATCAAATATTTTAACTGCATTAATTGTTCAATTGTTAAAAAGGTTGATTTTTACGGAAAGCTTTCGACCTGTTTTTCATTTTGAGAATTATTATTCCGGAAATTACGACATATATTTGGTAAGCGGTGTTGACCCCGGTGGTTTTAATTCATTTCCTTCCGGACACAGTGCTACGGCATTTGCTGTTTTCTTTTTACTCTCAATAATTGTAAAGAAAAAATATTTGAAATTAACTTTTTTTATATTCGCTTTATTGATTGCCTGTTCAAGAGTTTATTTATCTTGGCATTTCCTTGGTGATGTTCTTGCAGGCTCAATATTGGGGATGATAATTACAATAATTGTATGTTTATTTATTAATAAAAGTAACAGTCCTCGGCTCGAAAAATCTTTGCTAAACAAAAAAAACTGA
- a CDS encoding RloB family protein — protein MISIAKRILILCEDEKSSKLYFESFKRDEKLKRELSSVDIEVIHPKDHSPVGLVTKAKEKKKKAKRERNPYDEIWIVLDKDYHANMDKALNMAKDNKIKVALSIICFEYWILLHFEKTTKPFVKCDDIISYIKKKHFKGYEKSTNCYTALKDKIEFAIENGKWLLNQTKNDLDRGMKITDMSAYTDVHLLVRKLINPQEYL, from the coding sequence ATGATAAGTATAGCAAAAAGAATATTGATTCTTTGTGAAGATGAAAAATCATCAAAATTATATTTTGAATCGTTTAAAAGAGATGAAAAATTAAAACGAGAATTATCATCAGTTGATATTGAAGTAATACATCCTAAAGACCATAGTCCTGTCGGATTGGTTACAAAGGCAAAGGAAAAGAAGAAGAAAGCCAAACGAGAAAGAAACCCGTATGATGAGATATGGATTGTGTTGGATAAAGATTATCATGCAAACATGGATAAAGCCTTAAATATGGCTAAAGATAATAAGATTAAAGTTGCTCTGTCAATTATCTGTTTTGAATATTGGATTTTATTGCATTTTGAAAAAACAACAAAACCTTTTGTAAAATGCGATGACATAATAAGTTATATAAAGAAAAAGCATTTTAAAGGGTATGAGAAAAGTACAAATTGTTACACAGCTTTAAAAGATAAAATTGAATTTGCAATAGAAAACGGCAAATGGCTTTTAAATCAAACAAAAAATGATTTAGACAGAGGTATGAAAATTACAGATATGTCAGCTTATACTGATGTTCATTTATTGGTCAGAAAACTAATTAATCCGCAAGAATATTTATAA
- the citF gene encoding citrate lyase subunit alpha, whose product MSKLIKNAAGRMVPLEINGEKQVPFMGAGKYKPEAKKHASRISSVSDFPLDGNKQIATIKDALIKAGLKDGMTISSHHHFRNGDLIMNQVFDIAKELGIKDLRWFPSASFPCHAHLIQYLEDGTINRIEGSMNGPLGKFASEGKMKGTAILRSHGGRYQAVQDGDVKIDIAIIVAGTADTFGNANGVNGTSASGLLGFALADSQYADKVIVITDNMVPFPCVPWQIQGNNVDYTVIVDKVGEPEKIISGTTQITKSPDRLLLAEMTAKFCDSAGIIKDGFSFQAGAGGTSLSVGNYFREIMKEKGIKARFARGGSNKYLVEMLEEGLIDYILDGQTFDLEGVRSMRENSGHVWTSPFTSYNYHGKGNFAAMVDVVILGATEVDVNFNGNVVTHSDGFLMHGIGGWQNCLFSKTVILPIPLFRNRIPVIVDEVTTLVGPGELIDVIVTERGIAINPLRKDLIEATKDSGLPIKTIQELKEEAEKICGVPKKPEFTDEIIAAIKWVDGTVIDVVRKVK is encoded by the coding sequence ATGTCAAAATTGATAAAAAACGCAGCAGGACGAATGGTTCCTCTTGAAATAAACGGAGAAAAACAAGTGCCTTTTATGGGTGCCGGAAAATATAAACCGGAAGCAAAAAAACATGCTTCGAGAATTTCTTCTGTTTCCGATTTTCCGCTTGACGGAAATAAACAAATTGCAACAATAAAAGATGCTTTAATAAAAGCCGGTTTAAAAGACGGAATGACCATTTCATCACATCATCATTTCAGAAACGGTGATTTGATTATGAACCAAGTATTTGATATTGCAAAGGAATTAGGAATTAAAGATTTGAGATGGTTTCCTTCCGCTTCTTTTCCGTGTCATGCTCATCTTATTCAATATCTTGAAGACGGAACAATAAACCGTATTGAAGGAAGTATGAACGGACCGCTCGGAAAGTTTGCATCCGAAGGAAAAATGAAAGGAACAGCAATTTTACGTTCTCACGGCGGCAGATATCAAGCAGTACAAGACGGAGATGTGAAAATTGATATTGCAATTATAGTAGCCGGAACAGCTGATACATTCGGAAATGCAAACGGTGTTAACGGAACGTCAGCAAGCGGTTTGTTAGGATTTGCTCTTGCCGATTCTCAATATGCCGATAAAGTTATCGTAATTACTGATAATATGGTGCCTTTTCCGTGTGTACCGTGGCAAATTCAAGGAAATAACGTTGACTATACTGTTATAGTAGATAAAGTTGGTGAACCCGAAAAAATAATTTCCGGAACTACACAAATAACAAAAAGTCCGGATAGATTATTATTAGCCGAAATGACAGCAAAATTCTGCGATTCAGCAGGAATTATTAAAGACGGTTTTTCATTTCAGGCAGGTGCAGGAGGTACTTCGTTATCTGTAGGAAATTACTTCAGAGAAATTATGAAGGAAAAAGGAATTAAGGCTCGATTTGCCAGAGGCGGCAGTAATAAATATCTGGTTGAAATGTTGGAAGAAGGGTTAATTGATTACATTCTTGACGGACAAACATTTGACCTTGAAGGTGTACGTTCTATGCGTGAAAACTCCGGACATGTATGGACAAGCCCGTTTACAAGTTATAATTATCACGGTAAAGGCAATTTTGCCGCAATGGTAGATGTCGTCATTTTGGGAGCAACTGAAGTTGATGTAAATTTTAACGGAAATGTTGTTACACATTCCGACGGTTTCTTAATGCACGGCATTGGCGGATGGCAAAACTGTTTGTTCAGTAAAACTGTTATTCTTCCCATACCCTTATTCAGAAACAGAATACCGGTAATTGTCGATGAAGTTACAACACTTGTCGGACCGGGCGAACTGATTGATGTTATAGTTACAGAAAGAGGAATTGCAATTAATCCCTTAAGAAAAGATTTAATTGAAGCAACAAAAGATTCAGGTTTACCGATAAAAACCATTCAAGAATTAAAAGAAGAAGCAGAAAAGATATGCGGCGTACCAAAAAAACCTGAATTTACAGATGAAATAATTGCAGCAATCAAATGGGTTGACGGTACTGTGATTGATGTTGTGAGGAAGGTGAAATAA
- a CDS encoding class I SAM-dependent methyltransferase: MRNLFFKIWYWYISTVDKNADIIFMNFGYSHPDMNLTLDESDEKNRYSAQLYHLTASARDISGKDILEVGCGRGGGLSYINRYLSPKTVTGIDLNKKAIKFCNSFYKDDNNKFLQADAQKLPFEDNSFDSVINVESSHRYPNMELFLNEVKRVLKPGGYFLFTDFRYDHEVEKMDSHLNNMGLTVESKQDITENVVEALTHMTPEREELVKRLLPKFLHGLGNNFAAVKDTETYNYFKNRKYEYLHYVLKK; the protein is encoded by the coding sequence ATGAGAAATTTATTCTTCAAAATTTGGTATTGGTATATAAGCACAGTTGATAAAAATGCAGATATTATTTTCATGAACTTCGGTTATTCTCATCCTGATATGAATTTAACATTAGATGAAAGTGATGAAAAAAACAGGTATTCTGCTCAATTATATCATTTAACAGCTTCTGCGAGGGATATATCCGGAAAAGATATTTTAGAAGTTGGTTGCGGTCGCGGCGGCGGATTATCATATATCAACAGATATCTGTCACCAAAAACAGTTACAGGGATTGATTTGAACAAAAAAGCTATAAAATTTTGCAATTCGTTCTACAAAGATGATAATAATAAATTTCTGCAAGCAGATGCCCAAAAATTACCTTTTGAAGATAATAGTTTTGATTCTGTTATCAATGTAGAATCATCACATCGCTACCCGAATATGGAATTGTTCCTTAATGAAGTTAAAAGAGTTTTAAAACCCGGCGGTTATTTTTTATTTACTGATTTCAGATATGATCATGAAGTTGAGAAAATGGATTCCCATCTGAATAATATGGGATTGACTGTTGAGTCGAAACAAGATATTACTGAAAATGTTGTAGAAGCATTAACTCATATGACTCCTGAAAGAGAAGAATTAGTAAAAAGATTACTGCCGAAATTTTTACACGGTTTGGGAAATAACTTTGCAGCAGTTAAGGATACTGAAACTTATAACTACTTTAAGAACAGGAAATATGAATATTTGCATTATGTATTAAAAAAATAG
- a CDS encoding KilA-N domain-containing protein, with product MTKKAKKIIVKDTEITIVEKDEQDYFSLTDMVKNFGGSSVIENWLRNKDTIDFLGIWEQLYNPNFNSLEFEGIKNQAGYNRFSLSAKRWIESTNAIGLIAKTGRYGGTFAHKDIAFEFGSWLSAEFKLYLIREFQRLKDEENRTKSLEWNLQRTLSKINYRIHTDAIKEKLIPPELTKKQINFVYANEADMLNVALFGKTAKEWTDENPNKKGNIRDFATLEQLVVLSNMENINALLIRNGIPQSERLLQLNTVAKTQIKSLLNNPTMKKLKEKS from the coding sequence ATGACGAAAAAGGCTAAAAAAATAATTGTCAAAGACACTGAAATAACTATCGTTGAAAAAGACGAACAAGATTATTTTTCGCTTACAGACATGGTGAAGAATTTTGGAGGCAGTAGTGTAATTGAAAATTGGTTAAGAAATAAAGATACTATTGATTTTTTGGGAATTTGGGAACAATTGTATAATCCGAATTTTAATTCCCTCGAATTCGAGGGAATTAAAAACCAAGCAGGTTACAATCGATTTAGTCTTTCGGCAAAAAGATGGATAGAAAGCACAAATGCTATTGGATTAATTGCAAAAACCGGACGATATGGCGGGACATTTGCACATAAAGATATTGCTTTTGAATTCGGTTCATGGTTAAGTGCCGAATTCAAACTATACTTAATAAGAGAATTTCAACGACTTAAAGATGAGGAAAATAGAACAAAGTCATTAGAATGGAATTTACAAAGAACTTTATCAAAAATAAATTATAGAATTCATACTGATGCTATAAAAGAAAAACTCATCCCGCCGGAATTAACAAAAAAGCAAATTAATTTTGTTTATGCAAATGAAGCAGATATGCTGAATGTAGCTTTGTTTGGAAAAACAGCAAAGGAATGGACAGATGAGAATCCAAACAAAAAAGGAAATATCAGAGATTTTGCAACATTGGAACAATTAGTTGTATTAAGCAATATGGAAAATATAAACGCTTTATTGATACGCAATGGAATACCGCAAAGTGAAAGATTGTTACAATTAAACACAGTAGCAAAAACACAAATTAAATCATTATTAAATAATCCAACAATGAAAAAACTTAAAGAAAAGTCTTAA